In Drosophila subpulchrella strain 33 F10 #4 breed RU33 chromosome 3R, RU_Dsub_v1.1 Primary Assembly, whole genome shotgun sequence, the following are encoded in one genomic region:
- the LOC119562949 gene encoding uncharacterized protein LOC119562949, whose amino-acid sequence MDTDTSAVVPQAGARHMPPEELAMQALTKQLYKSRLFRGHYLERCFVEQLGGYRDVVVLQRSERELEKLLHSTAGQLQRFYQRFVPNMWVGITCGSYGSYKHSHHPGQLETCIWTETSDLAFGEYWFSIRTLRFRDQEVQFKLKMVRPVEPEPLLTPRRSMSLNRSNPVKAITAGEGGSSTTDDVAEQLQLGLNDFLVVLQQWGDGVKQTVYDFMANDVNKRNIMGTIRFLGLLIFSALGGAALALRFLGVFAVRFLFELSRFTHTATPIVFKLIEFLNKIVGAFFILLTMIWKDIVNRGQPVAIPKQQLEASSRFKSIQYDRSEPHRRSQRW is encoded by the coding sequence ATGGACACCGACACCAGCGCGGTGGTGCCGCAGGCGGGCGCACGCCACATGCCGCCCGAGGAACTGGCCATGCAGGCCCTCACTAAGCAGCTGTACAAATCCCGTCTCTTCCGGGGTCACTACCTGGAGAGGTGTTTTGTGGAGCAGCTCGGAGGCTACAGGGACGTGGTGGTTCTGCAGCGCAGTGAGCGGGAGCTAGAGAAGCTGCTGCACTCCACTGCCGGCCAGCTGCAGAGATTCTACCAGCGATTCGTGCCCAACATGTGGGTGGGCATCACCTGCGGCAGCTATGGCAGCTACAAGCACTCACACCATCCTGGTCAACTGGAGACTTGCATATGGACGGAGACCAGCGACCTGGCTTTCGGAGAGTACTGGTTTAGCATCAGGACACTACGCTTTCGGGACCAGGAAGTTCAGTTCAAGCTGAAAATGGTGCGACCCGTGGAGCCAGAGCCACTGCTAACACCACGAAGATCAATGTCCCTGAACAGGAGTAACCCCGTCAAGGCTATCACAGCGGGTGAGGGCGGCTCCTCCACGACGGACGACGTGGCGGAGCAGCTGCAACTGGGCCTCAACGACTTCCTGGTCGTGCTGCAGCAGTGGGGCGATGGAGTCAAGCAGACCGTGTACGACTTCATGGCCAACGATGTGAACAAGAGGAACATTATGGGAACCATTCGATTTCTGGGCCTGCTCATATTCTCTGCCTTGGGTGGAGCTGCCCTGGCTCTGCGATTCCTGGGCGTCTTTGCTGTGCGCTTCCTGTTCGAACTGAGTCGATTCACCCACACCGCCACTCCGATAGTCTTCAAGCTAATCGAGTTTCTGAACAAGATTGTGGGGGCGTTCTTTATACTCCTCACCATGATCTGGAAAGACATTGTCAATCGTGGCCAGCCGGTGGCGATACCTAAGCAGCAGCTGGAGGCGAGCAGCCGCTTCAAGAGCATTCAATACGATCGTTCCGAGCCCCACCGACGGAGTCAGCGTTGGTGA
- the LOC119562950 gene encoding zinc finger CCHC domain-containing protein 10 — protein MTLVGLAARKLAQKKRSAKLAADFPNGIRCQKCLQIGHWSYECKEKRKFVHRSSRTKQLSKHLAQKEAEAPKNEVEEQLEVAPAAGKKVRRKRKPSKSSSSSSSSSDSSDSSSESDSSSGSDSSSSSSNSEDDDDSSSGSSGSGSSSDSDSSEDQKQGAPQKKKKRAESSADSSDDQE, from the exons ATGACCTTGGTGGGCCTAGCAGCCCGCAAGCTGGCGCAGAAGAAGAG ATCCGCCAAACTGGCAGCCGACTTTCCCAACGGCATCCGGTGCCAGAAGTGCCTGCAGATTGGCCACTGGAGCTACGAGTGCAAGGAGAAGAGGAAATTCGTCCACCGGAGCTCGCGCACCAAGCAGCTGAGCAAGCATTTAGCCCAAAAGGAAGCGGAGGCGCCCAAGAACGAGGTGGAGGAGCAGCTGGAAGTGGCGCCGGCGGCAGGAAAAAAGGTACGCCGCAAGCGGAAGCCCAGCAAGAGCTCCTCGTCCTCCTCCAGTTCGTCGGACAGCTCAGACAGCAGCAGCGAATCGGACTCGTCATCCGGTTCGGACTCCAGCAGCTCCAGTTCGAACTCGGAGGACGATGATGACAGCTCCTCGGGCTCCAGTGGCAGTGGTTCCTCCTCCGACAGCGACAGCAGCGAGGATCAAAAACAAGGAGCGCCCCAGAAGAAGAAAAAGCGAGCAGAGAGTTCAGCGGATTCCTCCGACGATCAGGAGTGA
- the LOC119562951 gene encoding uncharacterized protein LOC119562951, with amino-acid sequence MLQSNRVLQKEQAELFSIQKKLERVLPVIQEALNSLKVEELHLKSQVVGMQSTAVECTPARDPLHIDPTEQPSSTITSAMDSQQINSQQIDLELYSQIRQFDEEIDSD; translated from the exons ATGCTGCAGTCAAATCGTGTACTTCAAAAAGAACAAGCTGAATTATTTTCTATTCAAAAGAAACTCGAGCGAGTTCTTCCCGTCATCCAGGAGGCCTTAAATTCACTAAAG GTGGAGGAACTGCATCTGAAGTCGCAGGTGGTGGGCATGCAAAGCACTGCAGTGGAATGCACTCCTGCCAGAGATCCCCTCCATATAGACCCCACAGAGCAGCCCTCGAGCACAATCACATCCGCCATGGACTCCCAGCAGATCAATAGCCAGCAAATAGATCTGGAACTCTATAGCCAAATCAGGCAGTTCGATGAGGAAATCGACTCGGACTAA
- the LOC119549634 gene encoding retinoblastoma family protein codes for MNTCEVEGEAATLVKRFSASCEQLELDLRIQESALATYRRFDASGGLSTSDGDVQEWLCCAVYSELQRVKMRDIREESQDATNDANESMAKNSCWNLSLTRLLCSFKVNVSQFLRRMEHWNWLAQNENTFQLEVEELRRRLGITLTLLRHYKHIFQRLFIQPGENSDPDAHAHYQSLYEFGWLLFLVIRNELPGFATSSLVNGCQVLVCSMDLLFVNALEVPQSEVIRREFAGVPAKWDSKDFDAAFLNKYSALEELGALIPELPFKGVQQMKNAFFHKALMMLFMDQSLVGDDTHMREIVAEGMLDINMANLNRKYTNHVADISEMDERVLLCFQETKELKGVSHLSPLPAIQGSSSWSSLKKLLSQDLPISLPGCITKALQKEADGNKVVKYIDQTLLKMDVTFANAAKDHLDAKAATKRIRLARGLYYKFLLKLLAPELSSKPQLKIGQLLKQRTLTATLLACCLEVSLHVHGEQVDGLKFPFILDCHSLDAYDFQKILELVVRHDQGFLGREVIKHLHVVEDKCLESLIFRKTSQLWWNLRQRMPGYKDVHSEVEGKENSSTGTDICLRKFYGLANRRLLLLCQSLCLVDSFPHIWHLAEHSFTLEGGRLLRNRHLDQLLLCAIHMHVRLEKLRLTFSMIIQHYRRQPHFQRSVYREVDLGNGQTADIIRFYNSVYVKSMGTYGRHLDCEQSRKSKKPLGILTETPLKERCLRSNISIAATPSPKVCQSGSCSSLPPPSPAASPLSTQSSPNMKRAASSSELREVKRPNILRRTSFQ; via the coding sequence ATGAACACCTGCGAAGTGGAGGGAGAGGCGGCGACGCTGGTGAAGCGCTTCTCCGCCAGCTGCGAGCAGTTGGAGCTGGATTTGCGGATCCAGGAGAGCGCTCTGGCCACCTACAGACGTTTCGATGCCTCCGGCGGGCTGTCCACCAGCGATGGCGATGTCCAGGAGTGGCTATGTTGCGCCGTCTACAGCGAACTGCAGCGGGTGAAAATGCGGGACATCAGGGAGGAGTCCCAGGACGCCACCAACGATGCCAACGAATCGATGGCCAAGAACAGCTGCTGGAACCTGTCACTAACCCGACTGCTGTGCAGCTTCAAGGTGAACGTGTCACAGTTCCTGCGCCGCATGGAGCACTGGAACTGGCTGGCCCAGAACGAGAACACCTTTCAGCTGGAGGTTGAGGAGCTGCGCCGCCGATTGGGCATCACGTTGACCCTTCTGCGGCACTACAAGCACATCTTCCAGCGCCTGTTCATCCAGCCCGGCGAGAACTCCGATCCGGATGCCCATGCCCACTACCAGTCGCTCTACGAGTTCGGCTGGCTTCTGTTCCTGGTCATCCGCAATGAGTTACCCGGCTTTGCGACTTCGAGCCTGGTCAACGGCTGCCAGGTGCTGGTCTGCAGCATGGATCTGCTATTTGTGAACGCCCTGGAGGTGCCCCAATCCGAGGTGATCCGTCGGGAATTCGCAGGCGTGCCTGCGAAGTGGGACAGCAAGGATTTCGACGCTGCCTTCCTCAACAAATATAGCGCCCTCGAAGAACTGGGTGCACTTATTCCCGAGCTCCCGTTTAAGGGGGTCCAGCAGATGAAGAACGCTTTCTTCCACAAGGCCCTCATGATGCTATTCATGGACCAGAGTCTAGTGGGAGATGACACCCACATGCGGGAGATCGTCGCGGAGGGAATGCTGGACATCAATATGGCCAACCTAAATCGCAAATACACCAACCACGTAGCCGATATCAGTGAGATGGACGAGCGCGTGCTTCTCTGTTTCCAGGAAACAAAGGAGCTGAAAGGGGTTTCACATCTAAGTCCACTGCCCGCCATTCAAGGTAGTTCCTCTTGGTCCTCGCTTAAAAAATTGCTGTCTCAGGATCTACCGATAAGCCTGCCCGGTTGCATAACAAAAGCTTTGCAGAAGGAAGCAGATGGAAACAAGGTTGTGAAGTATATAGATCAGACGTTGCTAAAAATGGATGTTACCTTTGCCAATGCCGCCAAGGATCATTTGGATGCAAAGGCGGCCACTAAGCGAATCCGCCTAGCCAGAGGTCTTTACTACAAATTTCTGTTAAAGCTTTTGGCCCCGGAGCTGTCCTCAAAACCCCAGCTTAAGATTGGTCAGTTACTGAAACAGCGCACACTAACCGCCACCCTATTAGCCTGCTGCCTGGAAGTCTCTCTGCACGTCCACGGCGAACAAGTGGATGGCTTGAAGTTTCCCTTTATCCTGGACTGTCACTCGCTTGATGCCTACGACTTCCAAAAGATCTTAGAGCTGGTGGTGCGCCACGATCAGGGTTTTCTGGGCCGGGAGGTCATTAAACACCTACATGTGGTGGAAGACAAGTGCCTCGAGTCGCTGATTTTTCGCAAGACCTCGCAGTTGTGGTGGAACTTGAGGCAAAGGATGCCCGGCTACAAGGATGTTCACTCTGAAGTAGAAGGCAAAGAGAACTCATCAACGGGAACGGACATTTGCCTGCGAAAGTTCTACGGCCTGGCGAACCGGCGACTGCTGCTCTTGTGCCAGAGCCTTTGCCTAGTGGATTCCTTTCCGCACATCTGGCACCTGGCCGAGCACTCGTTCACCCTGGAAGGTGGCCGGCTGCTACGTAATCGCCACCTAGACCAGCTGCTGCTATGTGCTATCCACATGCATGTCCGGCTAGAGAAGCTTCGCCTGACCTTTAGCATGATTATCCAGCACTATCGCCGCCAGCCGCACTTTCAAAGGAGCGTTTATCGAGAGGTTGACCTGGGCAACGGCCAGACTGCGGATATCATCCGTTTCTATAACAGTGTGTATGTTAAGAGTATGGGCACCTACGGTCGTCACCTCGACTGCGAACAATCCCGCAAGTCGAAAAAACCTCTGGGCATTCTGACTGAGACACCACTCAAGGAACGATGCTTGAGATCCAACATAAGCATAGCTGCAACACCCTCACCAAAGGTGTGCCAAAGCGGTTCCTGCTCGAGTCTTCCACCTCCCTCTCCCGCCGCATCCCCACTATCCACGCAGAGCTCCCCCAATATGAAGCGTGCTGCTTCGAGTAGCGAACTGAGAGAGGTCAAGCGTCCCAACATCCTCCGCCGCACCAGCTTTCAGTAA